Proteins found in one Microbacterium sp. SSM24 genomic segment:
- a CDS encoding Gfo/Idh/MocA family protein, giving the protein MAAPVGVGIIGAGNISDQYLKSLTSFPDVTVIAIGDLLVDRAREQAAKYGVPKAGGVDVVLGDPEIEIVVNLTIPAVHVEVSEAIIAAGKHVWTEKPIGVDRASSLGLLEKADAASLRVGVAPDTVLGPGVQTAKRAIARGDIGRPLFAQTSFQWQGPEIFHPNPAFLYAVGGGPLLDMGPYYVSALVHVFGPVAAVAALGLKGSESRAVQVGPLAGDEFPVEVPSTVSLLMAFEQGGQAQSLYSTDSPLLRHGVVEITGTEGTLVIPDPNTFGGAITITRPLSEAVVPPAPIVQQVDEVAQEGVLAGRGLGLLDMARSIRAGRPHVATGRFGYHVLDTLLSIEESVEARAFVEVESTVDEVGSLPAEFDPFAATL; this is encoded by the coding sequence ATGGCGGCGCCCGTCGGCGTCGGGATCATCGGCGCGGGAAACATCAGCGACCAGTACCTCAAGAGCCTCACGAGCTTCCCGGACGTGACGGTGATCGCCATCGGCGACCTCCTCGTGGACCGTGCGCGCGAGCAGGCGGCGAAGTACGGCGTGCCCAAGGCGGGCGGCGTCGACGTCGTGCTCGGCGACCCCGAAATCGAGATCGTGGTCAACCTGACGATCCCGGCGGTGCACGTCGAGGTGTCCGAGGCGATCATCGCCGCGGGCAAGCACGTGTGGACCGAGAAGCCGATCGGCGTGGACCGCGCGTCGTCGCTCGGGCTGCTGGAGAAGGCGGATGCCGCATCCCTCCGAGTGGGCGTCGCGCCGGACACGGTCCTCGGCCCGGGCGTGCAGACAGCCAAGCGTGCGATCGCCCGCGGCGACATCGGGCGACCGCTGTTCGCTCAGACGTCGTTCCAGTGGCAGGGGCCGGAGATCTTCCATCCGAACCCGGCGTTCCTGTACGCCGTGGGCGGCGGCCCCCTTCTCGACATGGGCCCGTACTACGTCTCGGCGCTGGTGCACGTGTTCGGACCGGTCGCCGCCGTCGCCGCGCTCGGCCTGAAGGGCAGCGAGTCCCGCGCGGTGCAGGTCGGACCCCTTGCGGGGGACGAGTTCCCCGTCGAGGTGCCCTCGACCGTCTCGCTGCTCATGGCGTTCGAGCAGGGCGGGCAGGCGCAGAGCCTGTACAGCACCGACTCGCCGCTGCTGCGGCACGGCGTCGTCGAGATCACGGGCACGGAGGGAACGCTCGTGATCCCCGATCCCAACACGTTCGGCGGCGCCATCACGATCACGCGCCCGCTCAGCGAGGCGGTCGTGCCGCCTGCGCCGATCGTGCAGCAGGTGGACGAGGTGGCGCAGGAGGGGGTGCTCGCCGGGCGCGGACTCGGCCTGCTCGACATGGCCCGCTCGATCCGGGCCGGTCGCCCGCACGTCGCGACCGGCCGGTTCGGGTACCACGTGCTCGACACGCTCCTCTCGATCGAGGAGTCCGTCGAGGCGCGCGCGTTCGTCGAGGTGGAGAGCACGGTCGACGAGGTCGGCTCCCTGCCCGCCGAGTTCGACCCCTTCGCCGCGACGCTCTAG
- a CDS encoding SDR family NAD(P)-dependent oxidoreductase: MGNPKPLTGDSSIADWLADPAGNAILTDMLAQGGQTPDVFKPVRRLAIKRLVKMSRGAFTQEMLDDLVRRVAAGELPEGGGEVAEGGAGAASVETGADTDAAVALREWTERIDQGRFSGRTVIVTGAGSGIGRATASRVAREGGRVIAVDVSQERLDEFATEHSGADIVTLVADITDDAGVARIVEAAGDTIDGLANIAGIMDDMTPVADVTDAVWQRVFRVNVDGTMKLMRAVVPAMLAQGGGSIVNTASEAALRGSAAGVAYTASKHAVVGLTKSSAFMYGPSGVRVNAVAPGPTITNIEASFGSPLGADRIQTAMAVMPDPVEADALAASITFLLSDDGVNVNGVVLASDGGWSAA, from the coding sequence ATGGGCAACCCGAAGCCGCTCACGGGCGACTCTTCGATCGCAGACTGGCTGGCCGATCCGGCCGGGAACGCGATCCTGACCGACATGCTCGCCCAGGGCGGCCAGACTCCGGACGTGTTCAAACCCGTCCGCCGGCTGGCGATCAAGCGCCTCGTCAAGATGAGTCGCGGCGCGTTCACGCAGGAGATGCTCGACGACCTCGTGCGACGGGTCGCCGCAGGCGAGCTCCCGGAGGGCGGCGGCGAGGTTGCCGAAGGTGGCGCGGGCGCGGCATCCGTCGAGACCGGTGCCGACACCGACGCGGCCGTCGCTCTGCGCGAGTGGACCGAGCGCATCGACCAGGGCCGCTTCTCCGGCCGCACCGTGATCGTCACGGGTGCGGGCTCGGGCATCGGACGCGCGACCGCATCGCGCGTCGCCCGCGAGGGCGGCCGCGTGATCGCCGTCGACGTCAGCCAGGAGCGCCTCGACGAGTTCGCGACCGAGCACTCGGGTGCCGACATCGTCACGCTCGTCGCCGACATCACCGACGACGCGGGCGTCGCACGCATCGTCGAGGCGGCGGGCGACACCATCGACGGTCTGGCGAACATCGCCGGGATCATGGACGACATGACACCCGTGGCGGACGTGACGGATGCCGTGTGGCAGCGCGTCTTCCGCGTGAACGTCGACGGCACCATGAAGCTCATGCGCGCGGTCGTGCCGGCGATGCTCGCCCAGGGCGGCGGGTCGATCGTGAACACGGCGTCGGAGGCCGCGCTCCGGGGATCCGCGGCCGGGGTCGCGTACACGGCGTCGAAGCACGCGGTGGTCGGGCTCACGAAGTCGAGCGCGTTCATGTACGGCCCGAGCGGGGTGCGCGTCAACGCCGTCGCCCCCGGTCCCACGATCACGAACATCGAGGCCAGCTTCGGGTCCCCCCTCGGGGCCGACCGCATCCAGACGGCGATGGCCGTCATGCCCGATCCCGTCGAGGCAGACGCGCTCGCGGCATCCATCACGTTCCTGCTGTCGGACGACGGCGTCAACGTCAACGGCGTCGTGCTCGCGAGCGACGGAGGCTGGTCCGCGGCCTGA
- a CDS encoding SLC13 family permease, whose protein sequence is MDPVAATLMILGLAIVAFASNRVPIGVVAIGVSLALYFTGILTLPQALAGFGDPTVLFIAALFVVSESLDASGVTAWAGQMVIGRAGKRPGRLLVVVALLVAGVSALISVNGATAALLPLVVVVAARAGIASSKLLIPLAFAASAGSLLLLTGTPVNIIVSEFAESAGGRPFGFFEFALVGIPIVLGTVVILLLGRRVLPVRAGALMPVDLVRHARLLRDQYSLSLDTGLIVGPSTGVTEVVVAPRSPLIGSRVCAGMTTPDGDLVVLAARRGDELLRGGEFVVQAGDALLLQGAWDDLSRHSDAPGVLAVDHPSRLRRSVPLGNGAKRSLLVLVAMVVLLATGVVPPAVAALLAACALVLTRAVSPRQAYHAISWTTVVLVAGMIPLSTAFLQTGTAELLAQALLDALGDAGPRIALLALCLITVILGQLISNTATVLIVAPIAVAVASALEVSVQPFMMALTVAGAAAFLTPIATPANLMVMEPGGYRFGDYWRLGLPLVALFLAVAVLYVPLVWPF, encoded by the coding sequence GTGGACCCCGTCGCCGCAACCCTGATGATCCTGGGTCTCGCGATCGTCGCGTTCGCGAGCAATCGCGTGCCGATCGGCGTGGTCGCGATCGGGGTGTCGCTCGCCCTCTACTTCACGGGGATCCTCACGCTCCCGCAGGCGCTGGCAGGATTCGGCGATCCGACGGTGCTGTTCATCGCGGCGCTCTTCGTGGTGAGCGAGTCGCTGGATGCGTCCGGGGTCACCGCGTGGGCGGGTCAGATGGTGATCGGCCGCGCAGGCAAGCGCCCCGGTCGCCTGCTCGTGGTCGTCGCGCTGCTCGTGGCGGGCGTGTCGGCCCTCATCAGCGTCAACGGGGCGACGGCCGCGCTGCTGCCGCTCGTCGTCGTCGTCGCCGCCCGCGCCGGGATCGCGTCGTCGAAGCTCCTGATCCCGCTGGCGTTCGCAGCATCCGCCGGGTCCCTGCTGCTGCTGACGGGAACCCCGGTCAACATCATCGTGTCGGAGTTCGCCGAATCGGCGGGCGGTCGTCCGTTCGGGTTCTTCGAGTTCGCGCTCGTCGGCATCCCCATCGTGCTCGGCACGGTCGTGATCCTGCTTCTCGGCCGACGCGTCCTTCCCGTACGGGCCGGGGCGCTGATGCCCGTCGACCTCGTGCGTCATGCGCGGCTTCTGCGCGACCAGTACTCGCTCTCGCTCGACACGGGGCTGATCGTCGGACCGTCCACGGGCGTCACCGAAGTGGTCGTCGCCCCCCGCTCGCCCCTCATCGGCTCGCGCGTGTGCGCCGGCATGACCACGCCCGACGGCGACCTCGTCGTGCTCGCAGCGCGCCGCGGCGACGAGCTCCTGCGCGGCGGCGAATTCGTGGTGCAGGCCGGCGATGCGCTGCTGCTCCAGGGCGCGTGGGATGACCTCTCGCGGCACTCCGACGCGCCGGGCGTGCTCGCGGTGGACCACCCGTCGCGGCTGCGTCGGTCCGTCCCCCTCGGCAACGGCGCCAAGCGGTCGCTGCTCGTGCTGGTCGCGATGGTGGTCCTGCTCGCGACCGGAGTCGTGCCCCCTGCGGTCGCCGCGCTGCTCGCGGCGTGCGCGCTCGTGCTGACGCGGGCCGTGTCGCCGCGGCAGGCGTATCACGCGATCTCGTGGACCACCGTCGTGCTCGTGGCGGGGATGATCCCGCTGTCGACGGCCTTCCTGCAGACCGGCACCGCCGAACTGCTCGCCCAGGCGCTCCTCGATGCGCTCGGCGATGCCGGTCCGCGCATCGCGCTGCTCGCGCTCTGCCTCATCACCGTGATCCTCGGGCAGCTCATCAGCAACACGGCCACGGTGCTCATCGTCGCGCCCATCGCGGTCGCGGTCGCCTCGGCCCTCGAGGTGTCGGTGCAGCCGTTCATGATGGCGCTCACCGTCGCCGGAGCGGCGGCGTTCCTCACGCCGATCGCGACCCCCGCGAACCTCATGGTGATGGAGCCCGGCGGCTACCGGTTCGGCGATTACTGGCGACTCGGACTGCCGCTCGTGGCGCTCTTCCTCGCCGTCGCCGTTCTCTACGTGCCCCTCGTCTGGCCCTTCTGA
- a CDS encoding TetR/AcrR family transcriptional regulator, translated as MPSPASPRANRGPAAAAENRRALIAAAREVYADGGLNAPFSAVAKRAGVGQGSLYRHFPDRTALAVAVFEENVGDLEDYTSPPERTIDDLMDRVVDQAVVSTALIELITADLHDVRVVPLGERFAAVVSRLVDRERAAGRIGAHLEAEDVMMAIGMLATEIARADPPARPAVADRARALFHAAFAPR; from the coding sequence GTGCCGAGCCCCGCGTCCCCCCGTGCGAATCGCGGTCCGGCAGCCGCTGCCGAGAACCGCAGAGCCCTCATCGCCGCTGCCCGCGAGGTGTACGCCGACGGCGGCCTCAATGCGCCCTTCAGCGCGGTCGCCAAGCGCGCCGGCGTGGGGCAGGGCAGCCTCTATCGCCACTTCCCCGACCGCACCGCGCTCGCCGTCGCCGTGTTCGAGGAGAACGTCGGCGACCTCGAGGACTACACGTCCCCGCCGGAGCGCACGATCGACGACCTCATGGACCGCGTGGTCGATCAGGCCGTCGTCTCGACCGCCCTCATCGAGCTGATCACCGCCGACCTCCACGACGTGCGCGTGGTCCCGCTGGGCGAGCGTTTCGCGGCCGTGGTCTCGCGGCTGGTCGACCGCGAGCGCGCGGCCGGACGCATCGGCGCCCACCTCGAGGCCGAGGACGTGATGATGGCGATCGGCATGCTCGCGACCGAGATCGCGCGCGCCGACCCCCCGGCTCGGCCCGCCGTCGCCGACCGCGCTCGTGCACTGTTCCACGCGGCCTTCGCGCCGCGCTGA
- a CDS encoding sugar phosphate isomerase/epimerase family protein → MPALTSVQLFTVKDALEADLDGTLAEVARRGFTAVEPYDFVRRAEPLAAALAANGLVAPTGHAFLASESFVNPDGSGTKIPVPSPDEVFDAAETLGMGTVIDPYTEPARWESRAQIEETARLLNAAAEIAAGRGLRVGYHNHAHELEAHIDGQTGLELLAELLDPRVVLEVDLYWAARAGVDPAELLTRLGDRVVAVHVKDGTLDPEAVEAYPPADQVPAGTGAVPLAQALDAASALEFAIVEFDAYSGDLFDGIEQSRVFLDERAAR, encoded by the coding sequence ATGCCGGCACTCACATCCGTCCAGCTGTTCACGGTCAAGGACGCCCTCGAGGCGGATCTCGACGGCACCCTCGCCGAGGTCGCCCGCCGCGGCTTCACCGCCGTCGAGCCGTACGACTTCGTGCGCCGCGCCGAGCCCCTCGCCGCGGCCCTCGCCGCGAACGGCCTGGTCGCACCGACGGGCCACGCGTTCCTCGCCTCGGAGTCGTTCGTCAACCCCGACGGCAGCGGGACCAAGATCCCCGTGCCGAGCCCCGACGAGGTCTTCGACGCCGCCGAGACCCTCGGCATGGGAACGGTCATCGACCCCTACACCGAGCCCGCCCGCTGGGAGTCGCGCGCGCAGATCGAGGAGACCGCGCGCCTGCTCAACGCCGCGGCCGAGATCGCGGCGGGCCGCGGGCTCCGCGTCGGCTACCACAATCACGCCCACGAGCTCGAGGCGCACATCGACGGGCAGACCGGCCTCGAGCTGCTCGCCGAGCTCCTCGACCCGCGCGTCGTGCTCGAGGTCGACCTCTACTGGGCGGCCCGCGCCGGCGTGGACCCGGCCGAGCTGCTCACGCGGCTCGGCGACCGCGTGGTCGCGGTGCACGTGAAGGACGGGACGCTCGACCCCGAAGCCGTGGAGGCGTATCCGCCGGCCGACCAGGTGCCCGCCGGAACGGGCGCCGTCCCCCTCGCGCAGGCGCTGGACGCGGCATCCGCTCTCGAGTTCGCCATCGTGGAGTTCGACGCCTACTCGGGCGACCTCTTCGACGGCATCGAGCAGAGCCGCGTCTTCCTCGACGAGCGGGCGGCCCGCTGA
- a CDS encoding cystathionine gamma-synthase, whose amino-acid sequence MSDPTQFPGFETRSVHAGQRFDPTTGAVIPPVHFSTTYAQDGIGGLREGYEYGRSGNPTRTALETQLAALEGGAHGLSYASGLAAEDALLRAVLKPGDEVLLGNDVYGGTYRLIARVLGPWGVGVRVVDMRDLGAVEAALGERPARIVWVETPSNPLLHITDIAGLARLGRAAGALVVVDNTFATPALQQPLALGADVVVHSTTKYLGGHSDVVGGALVLNDDGLYEQAKFLQFAAGAVSGPMDAWLTTRGVKTLALRMQRHSENGQAVAEFLDRHPKVARVHYPGLPGHPGHDLAARQMRSFGGIVSAELQDAASARRFAESTRLFQLAESLGGVESLMNYPDEMTHASVRGTDLAVPEELVRLSVGIESVDDLIADLDRALASL is encoded by the coding sequence ATGAGCGACCCGACCCAGTTCCCCGGCTTCGAGACCCGCTCCGTGCATGCGGGCCAGAGGTTCGACCCGACCACCGGCGCGGTCATCCCGCCCGTGCACTTCTCGACCACGTATGCGCAGGACGGCATCGGCGGACTCCGCGAAGGCTACGAGTACGGCCGCAGCGGCAACCCGACGCGCACCGCGCTCGAGACGCAGCTCGCCGCACTCGAGGGCGGCGCTCACGGGCTGTCCTACGCGTCGGGTCTCGCCGCGGAGGACGCGCTGCTGCGGGCCGTGCTCAAGCCCGGTGACGAGGTGCTGCTCGGCAACGATGTGTACGGCGGCACCTACCGTCTCATCGCCCGCGTCCTCGGCCCGTGGGGCGTGGGGGTGCGGGTCGTCGACATGCGCGACCTCGGCGCTGTCGAGGCCGCCCTGGGCGAGCGTCCGGCACGCATCGTGTGGGTCGAGACGCCCAGCAATCCGCTCCTGCACATCACCGACATCGCGGGCCTCGCGCGGCTCGGTCGCGCGGCCGGCGCGCTCGTCGTCGTCGACAACACCTTCGCGACCCCGGCGCTGCAGCAGCCGCTCGCCCTCGGCGCCGACGTCGTGGTGCACTCGACCACCAAGTACCTCGGCGGGCACTCTGACGTCGTCGGCGGGGCGCTCGTGCTCAACGACGACGGGCTGTACGAGCAGGCGAAGTTCCTGCAGTTCGCCGCCGGCGCCGTGTCGGGTCCGATGGACGCCTGGCTCACCACGCGCGGCGTCAAGACGCTCGCCCTGCGGATGCAGCGGCACAGCGAGAACGGGCAGGCCGTCGCGGAGTTCCTCGACCGCCACCCGAAGGTCGCTCGCGTGCACTACCCGGGGCTGCCCGGACACCCCGGGCACGACCTCGCCGCGCGGCAGATGCGCTCCTTCGGCGGGATCGTCTCGGCGGAGCTGCAGGATGCGGCATCCGCTCGCCGTTTCGCCGAGTCGACGCGGCTCTTCCAGCTCGCGGAGTCGCTGGGCGGCGTCGAGTCGCTCATGAACTACCCCGACGAGATGACGCACGCGTCCGTGCGGGGGACTGATCTGGCCGTGCCCGAGGAGCTCGTTCGCCTGTCGGTCGGCATCGAGTCCGTCGACGACCTGATCGCCGACCTCGACCGCGCCCTCGCCTCGCTCTGA
- a CDS encoding PLP-dependent cysteine synthase family protein, producing the protein MRYARSVADLVGNTPLVQLTRVTEGISATVLAKVEYFNPGSSAKDRIARTIIDAAERDGLLRPGGTIVEPTSGNTGVGLALVAVERGYRMIFVVPDKFAGEKVEVLKAYGAEVVMTPTDVPPDDPRSYYGVSDRLAREIPGAFKPNQFANQNGPRGHYETTGPEIWRDTDGRVTHFVAGIGTGGTITGTGRYLREVSRDEVQVIGVDPAGSIYSGGPVHGYHVEGVGEDFWPETYDPSVVNGYERVTDAESFAMTRRLAREEGLFVGGSSGMAVVGALRVARDLPAEAVVVVLLPDHGRGYLSKIYDDDWMRERGFDVDDAPGTADPTEGSRA; encoded by the coding sequence GTGCGTTACGCCAGAAGCGTGGCCGACCTCGTCGGCAACACCCCTCTCGTCCAGCTCACCCGCGTCACCGAGGGCATCTCCGCCACGGTGCTCGCCAAGGTCGAGTACTTCAATCCGGGCAGCTCCGCCAAGGACCGCATCGCCCGCACCATCATCGACGCCGCCGAGCGCGACGGCCTCCTGCGTCCCGGCGGCACCATCGTCGAGCCCACCAGCGGCAACACCGGCGTCGGCCTGGCGCTCGTCGCCGTCGAGCGCGGATACCGCATGATCTTCGTCGTGCCCGACAAGTTCGCCGGCGAGAAGGTCGAGGTGCTCAAGGCTTACGGCGCCGAGGTCGTGATGACCCCCACCGATGTGCCGCCCGACGATCCTCGCTCGTACTACGGCGTCTCGGATCGCCTGGCCCGCGAGATCCCCGGTGCGTTCAAGCCGAACCAGTTCGCCAACCAGAACGGACCGCGCGGCCACTACGAGACCACCGGCCCGGAGATCTGGCGCGACACCGACGGCCGTGTGACGCACTTCGTCGCCGGGATCGGCACCGGGGGCACGATCACCGGAACCGGCCGGTACCTGCGCGAGGTCTCGCGGGACGAGGTCCAGGTCATCGGCGTGGATCCCGCGGGCTCGATCTACTCGGGCGGACCCGTTCACGGCTACCACGTCGAGGGGGTGGGCGAGGATTTCTGGCCCGAGACCTACGACCCTTCCGTCGTGAACGGCTACGAGCGGGTGACGGACGCCGAGTCCTTCGCGATGACCCGGCGACTCGCCCGCGAGGAGGGCCTCTTCGTGGGCGGCTCGAGCGGGATGGCCGTCGTCGGCGCGCTCCGCGTCGCCCGCGACCTCCCCGCCGAGGCCGTCGTGGTCGTGCTCCTGCCCGACCACGGCCGCGGCTACCTCAGCAAGATCTACGACGACGACTGGATGCGCGAACGCGGATTCGACGTCGACGACGCCCCCGGCACCGCCGACCCGACAGAAGGATCACGCGCATGA
- a CDS encoding TetR/AcrR family transcriptional regulator — protein sequence MPADPAPDDAAPRTRGPYAKGLARRQQILDLAIDVFARRGSAGTSLRTIAQELGVSHAALTHYFTSREQLLVEVYREAERQNAEARPHAVDASPVEIMTASAQRNHSVPGLVQLYSTLVAAALEDGHPDATEFATERFARVRADLVERVARNQATGRLRDDVDPEAVASLVIAASDGLQAQWMLDESVPQSEALDLLARLLAPHRAGSTSQD from the coding sequence ATGCCCGCAGATCCCGCACCGGACGACGCCGCGCCCCGCACGCGCGGGCCGTACGCGAAGGGACTCGCCCGCCGCCAGCAGATCCTCGACCTCGCGATCGACGTCTTCGCGCGGCGCGGCTCGGCCGGGACGAGCCTGCGCACCATCGCGCAGGAGCTCGGCGTCTCGCACGCCGCGCTCACCCACTACTTCACCTCGAGGGAGCAGCTGCTCGTCGAGGTGTACCGCGAGGCGGAACGCCAGAACGCCGAGGCGCGGCCGCACGCCGTCGATGCGTCGCCGGTGGAGATCATGACCGCCTCGGCGCAGCGGAACCACTCCGTCCCCGGGCTGGTGCAGCTGTACTCGACTCTCGTCGCCGCCGCGCTCGAGGACGGGCACCCCGACGCCACCGAGTTCGCGACCGAGCGCTTCGCCCGCGTGCGCGCCGACCTCGTCGAGCGCGTCGCGCGCAACCAGGCGACGGGGCGCCTGCGCGACGACGTCGACCCCGAGGCGGTCGCATCGCTCGTGATCGCGGCATCCGACGGCCTGCAGGCGCAGTGGATGCTTGACGAATCCGTGCCGCAGTCGGAAGCACTGGATCTGCTGGCGCGTCTGCTCGCGCCCCACCGTGCTGGGAGCACGTCGCAGGACTAG
- a CDS encoding ATP-dependent DNA ligase: MGRFIYDTASNAVDIDDRTLAHLRIVVMNKLRRAEPFMFDVEVGDGSGRRSFWIHPSVPLQFHFFGSRMPRINRLWVEELMQAASGPAGLTILPEPPEESAPAPE, encoded by the coding sequence ATGGGCAGGTTCATCTACGACACCGCGTCGAACGCCGTCGACATCGACGACCGCACGCTGGCGCACCTCCGCATCGTGGTCATGAACAAGCTGCGCCGCGCCGAGCCCTTCATGTTCGACGTCGAGGTCGGCGACGGCAGCGGTCGTCGCAGCTTCTGGATCCACCCGTCGGTGCCGCTCCAGTTCCACTTCTTCGGAAGCCGGATGCCGCGCATCAACCGGCTGTGGGTCGAGGAGCTGATGCAGGCGGCCAGCGGCCCCGCGGGCCTGACCATCCTCCCGGAGCCGCCCGAGGAGAGCGCCCCCGCACCCGAGTGA
- a CDS encoding NAD(P)-binding protein translates to MSATSRVLSEPLQIGSVTVPNRIMQTAHSKQYSDRVESDRETAYFVRRARGGCGLFVAGNHFVHPSGSIRGFQDAFRPESVAASRRMTDAIRDAGSRVFVQLNHHGAQAQSDRPDGPGTVYAPSRILSPSTAHATRAMSVDDIRSVVEGWAVSAENARDGGFDGVEIHMAHGYLLHQFLSPLYNARADTYGGDLEGRTRFPREVLRAVRDRVGDDYPVGIRIVANEFHPDGLDGAAMLEIITRLRADARIDFLDLAAGGYHNVHYVFPSSPMPYAWLRDDVAAVKAANLDVAVFGVGAARSVEEAEEVVSSGIADMVALTRAQIADPDLGRKLVHGTAAVGSGIRHCIRLNQGCLGRGSRGLPMSCTVNPLAGREAERGERPRAEAPQRWVVVGGGPAGMRAAVELASDGHDVTLLERTADLGGQLRLARRVPGRESVGLLVDDLVRDLAAAGVDVRLGVDATAEALRGFGADGIVVATGATAPVTTSLALGGAYRDGFPPSGTVDAFTAATEPAHLGRRIAVVDADGTAYAAGVVLTLLGAVDELELITPFETVFPHIGAGYDRPLLLERLGSHGGFRRRSSARVDLVEPGALDLRDTLTGERARLDGLDAVVAIEPRASVVLETMDAAPRVVTIGDAFAPRSIDAAIFEAVELAYDVAGLATLRS, encoded by the coding sequence ATGAGCGCCACGTCGCGGGTGTTGTCGGAGCCGCTGCAGATCGGGTCGGTCACCGTGCCGAACCGCATCATGCAGACCGCGCATTCCAAGCAGTACTCCGACCGGGTGGAGTCCGATCGCGAGACCGCCTACTTCGTGCGGCGCGCGCGCGGCGGCTGCGGCCTGTTCGTGGCGGGCAACCACTTCGTGCATCCGTCGGGGTCGATCCGCGGCTTCCAGGATGCGTTCCGTCCCGAGTCGGTCGCGGCGAGCAGACGCATGACCGATGCGATCCGGGATGCCGGTTCCCGCGTGTTCGTGCAGCTCAACCACCACGGCGCGCAGGCGCAGTCCGACCGTCCCGACGGTCCCGGGACGGTGTATGCCCCGTCGCGCATACTGTCGCCGTCGACGGCGCACGCGACCCGGGCGATGAGCGTGGACGACATCCGATCGGTCGTCGAAGGGTGGGCGGTGTCGGCCGAGAACGCCCGCGACGGCGGCTTCGACGGCGTTGAGATCCACATGGCGCACGGGTACCTGCTGCACCAGTTCCTCTCGCCGCTGTACAACGCCCGCGCGGACACGTACGGCGGCGACCTCGAGGGGCGCACCCGCTTCCCGCGCGAGGTGCTCCGCGCGGTCCGTGATCGCGTGGGCGACGACTATCCCGTCGGCATCCGGATCGTCGCGAACGAGTTCCACCCCGACGGTCTCGACGGCGCTGCGATGCTCGAGATCATCACGCGCCTGCGAGCCGACGCGCGGATCGACTTCCTCGACCTCGCGGCCGGCGGGTACCACAACGTGCACTACGTCTTCCCGTCGTCGCCGATGCCGTACGCATGGCTGCGCGACGACGTCGCCGCGGTCAAGGCCGCCAACCTCGACGTCGCCGTGTTCGGGGTGGGGGCCGCGCGCTCCGTCGAGGAGGCCGAGGAAGTCGTCTCCTCGGGCATCGCCGACATGGTGGCGCTCACGCGCGCGCAGATCGCCGACCCCGACCTCGGCCGCAAGCTCGTCCACGGCACGGCGGCCGTGGGGAGCGGCATCCGTCATTGCATCCGCCTGAACCAGGGATGCCTCGGACGCGGCAGCCGTGGTCTCCCGATGTCGTGCACGGTGAATCCGCTGGCGGGGCGCGAGGCGGAGCGCGGCGAGCGCCCTCGCGCCGAGGCTCCGCAGCGGTGGGTCGTCGTCGGCGGCGGGCCGGCGGGCATGCGCGCCGCCGTCGAACTCGCGTCGGATGGCCACGACGTCACGCTCCTCGAGCGCACCGCCGACCTCGGCGGCCAGCTGCGGCTCGCGCGCCGCGTGCCCGGCCGCGAGAGCGTCGGTCTGCTCGTGGACGACCTCGTGCGCGACCTCGCGGCGGCCGGGGTCGATGTGCGCCTCGGCGTGGACGCGACAGCCGAGGCGCTTCGCGGATTCGGTGCCGACGGGATCGTCGTGGCGACCGGTGCCACCGCCCCCGTCACGACATCCCTCGCGCTCGGCGGGGCGTACCGCGACGGCTTCCCGCCCAGCGGGACGGTCGACGCCTTCACGGCGGCGACCGAACCGGCACACCTCGGCCGCCGGATCGCCGTGGTCGACGCCGACGGGACCGCCTACGCCGCGGGCGTCGTGCTCACGCTTCTCGGTGCGGTCGACGAGCTCGAGCTGATCACGCCGTTCGAGACCGTGTTCCCCCACATCGGCGCCGGCTACGACCGGCCGCTGCTGCTCGAGCGGCTCGGGTCGCACGGCGGATTCCGGCGTCGCTCGTCCGCACGCGTCGATCTCGTCGAACCCGGCGCCCTCGACCTCCGCGACACGCTCACGGGGGAGCGCGCCCGACTCGACGGTCTCGACGCCGTGGTGGCGATCGAGCCGCGCGCGTCGGTCGTGCTGGAGACGATGGATGCCGCCCCCCGCGTCGTCACGATCGGCGACGCCTTCGCGCCCCGCTCCATCGACGCCGCGATCTTCGAGGCCGTCGAACTGGCCTACGACGTCGCCGGCCTCGCGACCCTCCGCAGCTGA